The following coding sequences lie in one Streptomyces xiamenensis genomic window:
- a CDS encoding SDR family oxidoreductase codes for MSADRPGDAPRVLVTGASGYIGGRLVPALLAAGYRVRAMARSPEKLRDHPWAGDVEIVRGDVTDPDSTRAALRDIDIAYYLVHALSGGSDFEATDRRAAHVFATEAGNAGTRRLIYLGGPVPPGVPERDLSPHLRSRAEVGRILLESEVPTVVLRAAVILGSGSASFEMLRYLTERLPVMVTPRWVDTRVQPIAVRDVLHYLVGCAALPEGVNRGFDIGGPDIVTYRTMMQRYARVAGLPRRLIVPVPVFTPGLSSHWVGLVTPVPGAIARPLTESLRYEGVCKENDIVRRIPGPPGGLTGLDRSLALALQRVREAAVATRWTSAATPKAPSNPLPTDPGWAGGSLYTDRRERVTDATPQALWDVIESIGGDSGWYSFPLAWAARGWLDRLAGGAGLRRGRRDPARLRAGDTLDFWRVEEIQRGRLLRLRAEMRLPGLAWLELMVAEDERGTVYRQRAVFHPHGLLGHLYWWSVFPFHHLVFGGMTRNITAAARDRTRRAHRDARRGAGERHAGAAATGDQIG; via the coding sequence GTGAGCGCCGACCGCCCGGGTGACGCCCCCCGGGTCCTGGTGACCGGCGCCAGCGGCTACATCGGCGGCCGGCTGGTCCCCGCGCTGCTCGCCGCCGGGTACCGGGTGCGAGCCATGGCCAGGAGCCCGGAGAAGCTGCGCGACCACCCCTGGGCCGGCGACGTGGAGATCGTGCGCGGCGATGTCACGGACCCGGACTCCACCCGCGCCGCCCTGCGCGACATCGACATCGCGTACTACCTGGTGCACGCCCTCAGCGGAGGCTCCGACTTCGAGGCCACCGACCGCCGCGCCGCCCATGTGTTCGCCACCGAGGCCGGGAACGCCGGCACCCGGCGCCTGATCTACCTCGGCGGCCCCGTCCCCCCGGGCGTCCCCGAGCGGGACCTGTCACCCCACCTGCGCTCGCGCGCGGAGGTCGGCCGCATCCTGCTGGAGAGCGAGGTGCCCACCGTCGTCCTGCGCGCCGCCGTCATCCTGGGCTCCGGCTCCGCGTCCTTCGAGATGCTGCGCTATCTCACCGAACGCCTGCCGGTGATGGTCACCCCCCGCTGGGTCGACACCCGGGTGCAGCCCATCGCCGTACGCGACGTCCTGCACTATCTCGTCGGCTGCGCCGCCCTCCCCGAAGGGGTGAACCGCGGCTTCGACATCGGCGGGCCCGACATCGTCACCTATCGCACGATGATGCAGCGGTACGCACGGGTGGCGGGCCTGCCCCGCCGGCTGATCGTGCCCGTGCCGGTGTTCACCCCCGGGCTCTCCAGTCACTGGGTCGGCCTGGTCACCCCGGTCCCCGGCGCCATCGCCCGGCCGCTGACCGAGTCCCTGCGGTACGAGGGGGTGTGCAAGGAGAACGACATCGTCCGCCGGATTCCCGGTCCGCCCGGAGGGCTCACGGGGCTGGACCGTTCCCTGGCACTGGCGCTCCAGCGGGTGCGCGAGGCCGCCGTCGCCACCCGCTGGACCTCCGCCGCGACCCCGAAGGCGCCCAGCAACCCGCTGCCCACCGACCCCGGATGGGCCGGCGGCAGCCTCTACACGGACCGCCGTGAACGCGTCACCGACGCCACCCCGCAGGCGCTGTGGGACGTCATCGAGAGCATCGGCGGCGACAGCGGCTGGTACTCCTTTCCGCTGGCCTGGGCGGCCCGGGGCTGGCTGGACCGGCTGGCCGGCGGCGCCGGGCTGCGCCGGGGCCGCCGCGACCCGGCCCGGCTGCGGGCCGGTGACACCCTCGACTTCTGGCGGGTCGAGGAGATCCAGCGCGGCCGCCTGCTGCGGCTGCGGGCCGAGATGCGGTTGCCCGGTCTGGCCTGGCTGGAGCTGATGGTGGCCGAGGACGAACGCGGCACCGTCTACCGCCAGCGCGCCGTCTTCCACCCGCACGGGCTGCTGGGCCACCTCTACTGGTGGAGCGTCTTCCCCTTCCACCACCTGGTCTTCGGCGGCATGACCCGCAACATCACCGCCGCCGCCCGGGACCGTACCCGCCGCGCCCACCGCGACGCGCGCCGCGGGGCGGGGGAGCGGCACGCCGGGGCGGCGGCCACCGGCGATCAGATCGGCTGA
- a CDS encoding ABC transporter ATP-binding protein: MSKRAVAEPGRKGLSAREVTIAYGGGAPVVRELSLDIPHGGLTMIIGPNGCGKSTLLKALARAVKPERGQVLLHGADIHALRGKEVARQVALLPQSPLAPEGISVRDLVARGRYPHHTLLRQWSPDDESAIAFALERTGLSELGQAQAGELSGGQRQRAWIAMVLAQQTELLLLDEPTTYLDIAHQYDLLELCAELHREGRTIVAVLHDLNQAARFASHLVVMNAGRVVAQGPPEEVMTAELVGEVFGLRCDIVPDPRTGTPMVVPHERTPAERTPAEGARRQAEDQPI; this comes from the coding sequence GTGAGCAAGCGGGCCGTGGCCGAGCCGGGCCGGAAGGGGCTGAGCGCGCGGGAGGTGACCATCGCCTACGGCGGCGGGGCCCCGGTGGTGCGGGAGCTGAGCCTGGACATTCCGCACGGCGGGCTGACGATGATCATCGGGCCGAACGGCTGCGGCAAGTCGACGCTGCTGAAGGCGCTGGCGCGGGCGGTGAAGCCGGAGCGCGGTCAGGTACTGCTGCACGGCGCGGACATCCACGCGCTGCGCGGCAAGGAGGTGGCCCGTCAGGTGGCGCTGCTGCCCCAGTCCCCGCTGGCGCCGGAGGGGATCAGCGTCCGGGACCTGGTGGCGCGCGGCCGCTATCCGCACCACACGCTGCTGCGTCAGTGGTCCCCCGACGACGAGTCGGCGATCGCGTTCGCGCTGGAGCGCACCGGGCTGAGCGAGCTGGGGCAGGCGCAGGCCGGTGAGCTGTCGGGCGGTCAGCGGCAGCGGGCGTGGATCGCGATGGTGCTGGCGCAGCAGACGGAGCTGCTGCTGCTGGACGAGCCGACGACGTACCTGGACATCGCGCACCAGTACGACCTGCTGGAGCTGTGCGCGGAGTTGCACCGCGAGGGCCGCACGATCGTGGCGGTGCTGCACGATCTCAACCAGGCGGCCCGGTTCGCCTCGCACCTGGTGGTGATGAACGCCGGGCGGGTGGTGGCGCAGGGCCCGCCGGAAGAGGTGATGACGGCGGAGCTCGTCGGCGAGGTGTTCGGGCTGCGGTGCGACATCGTGCCGGATCCGCGCACCGGTACCCCGATGGTGGTGCCGCACGAGCGGACACCGGCCGAGCGGACACCGGCCGAGGGGGCGCGGCGGCAGGCGGAGGATCAGCCGATCTGA
- a CDS encoding FecCD family ABC transporter permease codes for MTGVTAPVRPEHGHGAAAGAAPRGMLRIGRVVALPVRGRSVLIAVALVALILATAVATLTMGRLGIAPGRLPQALLGGASGKEAFVLERLRGPRLVVGVGTGAALGLSGALFQSVTRNPLGSPDVIGLGAGAGAGAAVAALFFPGVLPVPVGALAGAAAAMVLVYVSTGTGFRNPGRLIVAGIGVAAIALAFTQYVVYVMEREAATVLAAYVNGSLAARAWHHAGTIWLVLAVAVPLSALIARRLDLSEMGDELAGGLGAEPKNTRVAAVVLSVVLSAGAVSVAGPISFIALTAPQIARRLTRGTGAHLTLSALMGALLLAVADLAAQQLPTAASLPVGIYTMALGGIYLGYLLVREWQRKRL; via the coding sequence ATGACGGGGGTGACGGCCCCGGTGCGGCCGGAGCACGGGCACGGTGCGGCGGCGGGCGCGGCGCCGCGCGGCATGCTGCGGATCGGCCGGGTGGTGGCGCTTCCGGTGCGCGGCCGGTCGGTGCTGATCGCCGTGGCGCTGGTGGCGCTGATCCTGGCGACGGCGGTCGCGACGCTGACGATGGGCCGCCTCGGCATCGCGCCGGGCCGGCTGCCGCAGGCGCTGCTGGGCGGCGCGTCAGGCAAGGAGGCGTTCGTGCTGGAGCGGCTGCGCGGCCCTCGGCTGGTGGTGGGGGTGGGGACCGGTGCGGCGCTGGGGCTGTCGGGGGCGCTGTTCCAGTCGGTGACCCGCAATCCGCTGGGCTCGCCCGATGTGATCGGGCTCGGCGCCGGGGCGGGCGCGGGCGCCGCGGTGGCCGCCCTGTTCTTCCCCGGGGTGCTGCCGGTACCGGTGGGTGCCCTGGCGGGCGCGGCGGCGGCGATGGTGCTGGTGTACGTGTCCACCGGGACCGGGTTCCGCAACCCGGGACGGCTGATCGTGGCCGGCATCGGGGTGGCGGCGATCGCGCTGGCCTTCACCCAGTACGTGGTCTATGTGATGGAGCGGGAGGCGGCCACGGTGCTGGCCGCCTATGTCAACGGTTCGCTGGCGGCCCGGGCCTGGCACCACGCCGGGACGATCTGGCTGGTGCTGGCGGTGGCGGTGCCGCTTTCGGCGCTGATCGCGCGCCGGCTGGACCTCTCCGAGATGGGCGACGAACTCGCGGGCGGTCTGGGGGCGGAGCCGAAGAACACCCGGGTGGCGGCGGTGGTGCTTTCGGTGGTGCTCTCGGCGGGGGCGGTCAGCGTCGCCGGGCCGATCTCCTTCATCGCGCTCACGGCGCCGCAGATCGCCCGGCGGCTGACCAGGGGGACGGGGGCGCATCTGACGCTGTCGGCGCTGATGGGGGCGCTGCTGCTGGCGGTGGCGGATCTGGCGGCGCAGCAGCTGCCGACCGCGGCCAGTCTGCCGGTGGGTATCTACACGATGGCCCTGGGCGGTATCTACCTGGGTTATCTGCTGGTTCGCGAGTGGCAAAGGAAGAGACTGTGA
- a CDS encoding iron-siderophore ABC transporter substrate-binding protein, with the protein MPSRFTRVRRTSVALTAATAAAALVLSGCGSSDDDAGKGSSDTSSGETGAFPVTIDSALGPAEITEQPERVVTLGQGSAETAIALGHTPVGIESYAWGSDDSGYLPWIHEAVTEAGGELPTQFAGADDIDFETIIELEPDVILAPWSGITQEQFDILSDIAPTVAYPDLAWSTNWDEQIEIVATALGQPDEARTLIDTIGEQLAEAAATRPQYEGVSFSYIYTTGPGTLGVFLPEEQRVSMVSQLGLTVDPIVNTFEETEGTDSALIGLENADQLTDSDLIFTFYSDEETRETIEAQPLYAAIPAIERGSIVASDDNPFVTASSIINPLTVPWVIDRYLPLIDEAVATLGD; encoded by the coding sequence ATGCCGTCGAGATTCACCCGTGTGCGCCGCACCTCTGTGGCACTGACCGCCGCCACCGCTGCCGCCGCCCTTGTGCTCAGTGGCTGCGGCTCGTCGGACGACGACGCGGGCAAGGGCTCGTCGGACACGTCCTCCGGCGAGACCGGGGCGTTCCCGGTGACGATCGACAGCGCGCTGGGCCCGGCGGAGATCACCGAGCAGCCCGAGCGGGTCGTCACCCTGGGGCAGGGCTCGGCGGAGACCGCCATCGCGCTGGGCCACACCCCCGTGGGTATCGAGAGCTACGCCTGGGGCAGTGACGACTCCGGCTATCTGCCCTGGATCCACGAGGCGGTGACCGAGGCGGGCGGGGAACTGCCCACCCAGTTCGCCGGGGCCGACGACATCGACTTCGAGACCATCATCGAGCTGGAGCCGGACGTCATCCTGGCGCCGTGGTCGGGCATCACCCAGGAGCAGTTCGACATCCTGTCGGACATCGCGCCGACCGTCGCGTACCCGGATCTGGCCTGGAGCACCAACTGGGACGAGCAGATCGAGATCGTGGCGACCGCGCTCGGACAGCCGGACGAGGCGCGGACGCTGATCGACACGATCGGGGAGCAGCTGGCCGAGGCCGCGGCGACCCGGCCGCAGTACGAGGGCGTGTCCTTCTCCTACATCTACACCACCGGTCCCGGCACTCTCGGGGTGTTCCTGCCCGAGGAGCAGCGGGTGTCCATGGTCTCCCAGCTGGGTCTGACCGTGGACCCGATCGTGAACACCTTCGAGGAGACCGAGGGGACGGACTCGGCGCTGATCGGTCTGGAGAACGCGGACCAGCTCACCGACAGCGACCTGATCTTCACCTTCTACTCCGACGAGGAGACCCGGGAGACCATCGAGGCGCAGCCGCTGTACGCCGCGATCCCGGCGATCGAGCGCGGCTCGATCGTGGCGAGCGACGACAACCCGTTCGTGACGGCGTCCTCGATCATCAACCCGCTGACCGTGCCGTGGGTGATCGACCGTTATCTGCCGCTCATCGACGAGGCCGTCGCCACCCTCGGCGACTGA
- the hppD gene encoding 4-hydroxyphenylpyruvate dioxygenase, protein MRSDTAGVCVQRDTDVFPVLGIDAVVFAVGNAKQAAHYYSTAFGMRPIAYRGPENGSRETASYVMASGTARFVLTSVIRPETEYGEFLARHVARHGDGVIDLAIEVPDAHAAYAYATEHGAIGLQSPRESADAHGRVTHAAIATYGETRHTLVERSGYRGPYLPGYLATPAGARPDPPTVFQAIDHCVGNVELGRMDDWVAFYNTALGFTNMKEFIGDDIATEYSALMSKVVADGTLKVKFPINEPALGKKKSQIDEYLEFYGGAGVQHIALTTDDIVTAVRTMRAAGVEFLDTPDSYYDTLGHWAGHTRVPVATLREHRILVDRDEDGYLLQIFTKPVQDRPTVFFEMIERHGSQGFGKGNFKALFEAIEREQARRGNL, encoded by the coding sequence GTGCGATCCGACACAGCGGGGGTCTGTGTGCAACGGGATACCGATGTTTTTCCTGTGTTGGGAATCGACGCGGTCGTGTTCGCGGTAGGCAACGCGAAGCAGGCCGCCCACTACTATTCCACCGCCTTCGGCATGCGCCCGATCGCGTACCGCGGGCCCGAGAACGGAAGCCGCGAGACGGCCAGTTACGTCATGGCCTCCGGCACCGCGCGCTTCGTCCTCACCTCGGTCATCCGCCCCGAGACCGAGTACGGCGAATTCCTCGCCCGGCACGTCGCCCGGCACGGCGACGGCGTGATCGACCTCGCCATCGAAGTCCCCGACGCCCACGCCGCCTACGCCTACGCGACCGAACACGGCGCGATCGGACTCCAGTCGCCCCGGGAGTCCGCCGACGCGCACGGCCGCGTCACCCACGCCGCCATCGCCACCTACGGCGAGACCCGGCACACCCTGGTCGAACGTTCCGGTTACCGCGGCCCCTACCTCCCCGGCTACCTCGCCACTCCGGCCGGCGCCCGCCCCGACCCACCCACCGTGTTCCAGGCCATCGACCATTGCGTCGGCAATGTCGAACTCGGCAGGATGGACGACTGGGTGGCCTTCTACAACACCGCCCTGGGATTCACCAATATGAAGGAGTTCATCGGGGACGACATCGCCACCGAGTACTCCGCCCTCATGTCGAAAGTCGTCGCCGACGGCACCCTCAAGGTGAAATTCCCCATCAACGAGCCCGCCCTCGGCAAGAAGAAATCCCAGATCGACGAGTACCTGGAGTTCTACGGCGGCGCCGGCGTCCAGCACATCGCCCTGACCACCGACGACATCGTCACCGCCGTGCGCACGATGCGCGCCGCCGGCGTCGAGTTCCTCGACACCCCCGACTCCTACTACGACACCCTCGGCCACTGGGCCGGTCACACCCGCGTCCCCGTCGCCACCCTGCGCGAACACCGCATCCTCGTCGACCGCGACGAGGACGGCTACCTGCTGCAGATCTTCACCAAGCCGGTCCAGGACCGGCCGACCGTCTTCTTCGAGATGATCGAACGCCACGGCTCGCAGGGCTTCGGCAAGGGCAACTTCAAGGCCCTCTTCGAGGCCATCGAACGCGAACAGGCGCGCCGGGGCAATCTGTGA
- a CDS encoding acyltransferase family protein, whose amino-acid sequence MNRLPSLTGLRFPCAAAVFLVHAWLFTEIFTDQNIADAALLLGPLGMTGVSCFFLISGFVLAWTARPGDTPARFWRRRAARIYPNHVVVWAVTLAVLTLTGAAATGEAREGPIPVLPALTNLFLVNTWIPTRDYNAGVNIVTWSLAAEIFCYALLPFILPLLRRVPAHRLWAAAALALAAIWTVPLISLQFQGPPIAEADNVPQWQFWISYMLPAARLPEFVLGALCALLLRAGRRPPLGVPAATASIALCLVPGLALLPFPFIPAAITAAPLALLVLAAAAADLDGHRTWLRHRALVYLGERSFALYLVHWPVILTINQLITAPGHPLPTALAVTALYAACALAAAWLLHRTVEIPLYRRLATPRHRPRGCLQSPACPAASGTAPRCVVESPE is encoded by the coding sequence GTGAACCGACTGCCCTCCCTCACCGGACTGCGCTTCCCCTGCGCCGCCGCCGTCTTCCTCGTCCACGCCTGGCTGTTCACCGAGATCTTCACCGATCAGAACATCGCCGACGCCGCCCTGCTGCTCGGCCCGCTCGGCATGACGGGGGTCTCCTGCTTCTTCCTCATCTCCGGCTTCGTCCTCGCCTGGACCGCCCGCCCCGGCGACACCCCGGCCCGCTTCTGGCGCCGCCGCGCCGCCCGCATCTACCCCAACCACGTCGTGGTGTGGGCCGTCACCCTCGCCGTCCTCACCCTCACCGGCGCCGCCGCCACCGGCGAAGCCCGCGAGGGCCCCATCCCCGTGCTCCCCGCCCTCACCAACCTCTTCCTCGTCAACACCTGGATCCCCACCCGCGACTACAACGCCGGCGTCAACATCGTCACCTGGTCGCTGGCCGCCGAGATCTTCTGCTACGCCCTGCTCCCCTTCATCCTTCCCCTGCTGCGCCGCGTCCCCGCCCACCGGCTGTGGGCCGCCGCCGCACTGGCCCTCGCCGCCATCTGGACCGTCCCCCTCATCTCCCTGCAGTTCCAGGGCCCGCCCATCGCCGAGGCCGACAACGTCCCCCAGTGGCAGTTCTGGATCTCCTACATGCTGCCCGCCGCCCGGCTTCCCGAGTTCGTCCTCGGCGCCCTGTGCGCCCTCCTGCTGCGGGCCGGCCGCCGCCCCCCACTGGGCGTCCCCGCCGCCACCGCGTCCATCGCGCTGTGCCTGGTCCCCGGACTGGCCCTGCTGCCCTTCCCGTTCATCCCCGCCGCCATCACCGCGGCCCCGCTCGCCCTGCTCGTCCTGGCCGCCGCCGCAGCCGACCTGGACGGGCACAGGACCTGGCTGCGCCACCGCGCGCTCGTCTACCTCGGGGAGCGCTCCTTCGCCCTCTACCTGGTGCACTGGCCGGTCATCCTGACGATCAACCAGCTGATCACCGCGCCCGGCCACCCCCTGCCCACCGCCCTCGCCGTCACCGCCCTGTACGCCGCCTGCGCGCTCGCCGCCGCCTGGCTGCTGCACCGCACCGTGGAGATCCCCCTCTACCGTCGCCTGGCCACGCCCCGCCACCGGCCCAGGGGGTGTCTTCAAAGTCCCGCCTGCCCCGCGGCGTCCGGCACGGCACCTCGCTGCGTTGTCGAATCGCCCGAATAA
- a CDS encoding prenyltransferase — protein MTANAPSPPAPPGRLTAFIRLGRPKFLFQSMMVVGLGVTAAQHEGHGFSPAWYMGTLLFGWAAHLMTHYCNEYFDLEADRANHSPTSWTGGSRVLVDGLLPPLVSLGAAFVLLFLAAAVTAVMPDTASRLMAVTVLAAAWFYTAPPARLNYRALGEIACAAVLYGLGPLLAHRLQGGDPTAATLTYVAIVFVFQFLRMSVMNLADIDGDRRTGKRTLAVALGARGLIRLYLAGQSLTYAATALLLLTGALPVLPGLAILATFPVPLWVGRRLLHGALATHGANNAVTFWASMHMPITAVAITVALLTDLLTGDPGPDTPWLVLCTATLIAFTVWFTRAVRTPPPPLPDQETLTP, from the coding sequence ATGACGGCCAACGCCCCCTCACCTCCCGCCCCTCCGGGCCGGCTGACGGCCTTCATCCGGCTCGGGCGCCCGAAATTCCTGTTCCAGAGCATGATGGTGGTCGGCCTCGGGGTGACCGCGGCCCAGCATGAGGGCCACGGATTCTCCCCGGCCTGGTACATGGGCACCCTGCTCTTCGGCTGGGCCGCCCACCTGATGACCCACTACTGCAACGAGTACTTCGACCTCGAGGCCGACCGCGCCAACCACAGCCCCACCTCCTGGACCGGCGGCAGCCGGGTCCTCGTCGACGGACTGCTGCCACCCCTGGTCAGCCTCGGCGCGGCCTTCGTCCTGCTCTTCCTCGCCGCCGCCGTCACCGCCGTCATGCCCGACACCGCGTCCCGGCTGATGGCCGTCACCGTCCTGGCCGCCGCCTGGTTCTACACCGCCCCGCCCGCCCGGCTCAACTACCGCGCCCTGGGCGAGATCGCCTGTGCCGCCGTGCTCTACGGCCTTGGCCCGCTCCTCGCCCACCGCCTGCAGGGCGGCGACCCCACCGCCGCCACCCTCACCTACGTCGCCATCGTCTTCGTCTTCCAGTTCCTGCGCATGTCCGTCATGAACCTCGCCGACATCGACGGCGACCGGCGCACCGGCAAACGCACCCTCGCCGTGGCCCTGGGCGCCCGCGGCCTCATCCGCCTCTATCTCGCCGGACAGTCCCTCACCTACGCGGCCACCGCCCTCCTGCTGCTCACCGGAGCCCTCCCCGTCCTGCCCGGCCTCGCGATCCTGGCCACCTTCCCGGTCCCGCTGTGGGTCGGCCGCCGTCTGCTGCACGGGGCACTGGCCACCCACGGCGCCAACAACGCGGTCACCTTCTGGGCCTCCATGCACATGCCCATCACCGCCGTCGCCATCACCGTGGCCCTGCTCACCGACCTGCTGACCGGCGACCCCGGCCCCGACACCCCGTGGCTGGTCCTGTGCACCGCCACCCTGATCGCCTTCACCGTCTGGTTCACCCGCGCCGTCCGCACACCACCACCCCCTCTCCCCGACCAGGAGACGTTGACGCCGTGA
- a CDS encoding polyprenyl synthetase family protein produces the protein MTASSSPPTAVTEQARTLIEPELRTAVAGLDPHLGRAIGYHLGWCRPDGTPTRGGGGKAIRPALTLLAATSVGATADTALPGAAAVELVHNFTLIHDDMMDGDELRRRRPTVWKTFGAATAILAGDALQTLAFTTLARHDSPHAPRATRVLARSMTELVSGQTQDLAFVRRPWQGPGAVTIPEYRSMAAGKSGSLLGCAAELGAVLGGAPHRTAAAFGRAGRHFGLAFQCVDDIIGIWGDPKETGKPVLADIREGKKTLPVLAALAAPVPAAAELADLLTTPRADEAELRRAAALIEKAGGRRFAERESQHHLERGLACLAEADTGGTARDPLLALIDYLGRRTS, from the coding sequence GTGACCGCCAGCAGTTCGCCGCCCACCGCCGTCACCGAGCAGGCCCGCACCCTCATCGAACCCGAACTGCGCACCGCCGTCGCCGGTCTCGACCCCCACCTCGGCCGCGCCATCGGCTACCACCTCGGCTGGTGCCGCCCCGACGGCACCCCCACCCGAGGCGGCGGCGGAAAAGCCATCCGCCCCGCCCTGACCCTGCTGGCCGCCACCTCCGTCGGCGCCACCGCGGACACAGCCCTGCCCGGCGCCGCCGCCGTGGAACTCGTCCACAACTTCACCCTCATCCACGACGACATGATGGACGGCGACGAACTGCGCCGCCGCCGACCCACCGTCTGGAAGACCTTCGGCGCCGCGACCGCCATCCTCGCCGGCGACGCCCTGCAGACCCTCGCCTTCACCACGCTCGCCCGCCACGACAGCCCGCACGCCCCGCGCGCCACCCGCGTCCTGGCCCGCTCCATGACCGAACTCGTCAGCGGCCAGACCCAGGACCTCGCCTTCGTACGCCGCCCCTGGCAGGGCCCCGGCGCCGTCACCATCCCCGAGTACCGCTCCATGGCCGCCGGCAAGAGCGGCTCCCTGCTCGGCTGCGCCGCCGAACTCGGCGCCGTCCTGGGCGGTGCCCCGCACCGTACCGCCGCCGCCTTCGGCCGCGCCGGCCGCCACTTCGGGCTCGCCTTCCAGTGCGTCGACGACATCATCGGCATCTGGGGCGACCCGAAGGAGACCGGCAAACCCGTCCTCGCCGACATCCGCGAGGGCAAGAAGACCCTCCCCGTCCTGGCCGCCCTCGCCGCCCCGGTGCCCGCCGCCGCCGAACTCGCCGACCTCCTCACCACCCCCCGCGCCGACGAGGCGGAACTGCGCCGTGCCGCCGCCCTCATCGAGAAGGCGGGCGGGCGCCGCTTCGCCGAACGTGAATCCCAGCACCACCTCGAACGCGGCCTCGCCTGCCTGGCCGAGGCCGACACCGGGGGCACCGCCCGCGACCCGCTCCTCGCCCTCATCGACTACCTCGGCCGGCGCACCAGCTGA
- a CDS encoding prenyltransferase/squalene oxidase repeat-containing protein, with protein MAQHPARNARLSAAIDTAAHTLLTAQDPDGTWYDTRPSLVTGTAGAVLALHTADPHSSAALVRGGVGWLLRARNQDGGWPVTGEGPSDFISTTMAVAALRTAAPGRTAEEVRAGLCFLEGRGGVQGLGDPTVRQLTGLLLALTKAREPAGTPRVPAELLLLPAPLIRKLLSFLQTPFAALTLLQHQVRPGPPALRARTTAAATAILRAGEHQEGGVGSFGSGDPWLTGLAVTALHRAGTAPEVVRAAVGYLRAAARPDGSWVLMQGMGPRDVDLVGHAVTTEALCHAGHRTDSRVRRAAGWLLDCRQDEPFPLYDCPPGGWAWSGAKGWPNTVDSVAALACLAAIRGHGQALGQGAAWLRARQDRGGAWSVFTRNTRCPADRACPHVTAQAIDILTAAGVPGTDRAVRRALRRLTASQRPDGSHVALWHRGGVPATAAVLHTTARLGLTRTRLATRARAWLLAAQLPDGSWGAAPATGPGTTDETARAVKGLAALTDDDAAARTAAARGAAWLLAAQLPDGTWEPGPTCWYIKDHLAYPGHLIAQGLALGALAAHHRTFPPGAAG; from the coding sequence ATGGCCCAGCATCCCGCCCGTAACGCCCGGCTGTCCGCCGCCATCGACACCGCCGCCCACACCCTGCTGACCGCCCAGGACCCCGACGGCACCTGGTACGACACCCGTCCCAGCCTCGTCACCGGGACCGCCGGCGCCGTCCTGGCCCTGCACACCGCCGACCCGCACTCCTCCGCCGCCCTCGTACGCGGCGGCGTCGGCTGGCTGTTGCGCGCCCGCAACCAGGACGGCGGCTGGCCCGTCACCGGCGAGGGCCCCAGCGACTTCATCTCCACCACCATGGCGGTCGCCGCCCTGCGCACCGCGGCCCCCGGACGCACCGCCGAGGAAGTACGCGCCGGGCTGTGCTTCCTGGAGGGCCGGGGCGGCGTCCAGGGGCTGGGTGACCCCACCGTGCGGCAGCTCACCGGGCTGCTGCTGGCCCTCACCAAAGCGCGCGAACCCGCCGGCACCCCCCGGGTCCCCGCCGAACTCCTGCTGCTGCCCGCCCCACTGATCCGGAAACTGCTGTCCTTCCTGCAGACCCCCTTCGCCGCCCTCACCCTCCTCCAGCACCAGGTGCGGCCAGGGCCCCCGGCCCTGCGTGCCCGCACCACCGCCGCCGCCACCGCGATCCTGCGGGCCGGCGAACACCAGGAGGGCGGGGTCGGCTCCTTCGGCAGCGGCGACCCGTGGCTGACCGGGCTGGCCGTCACCGCGCTGCACCGGGCCGGCACCGCGCCCGAGGTCGTCCGGGCGGCCGTCGGCTATCTGCGCGCCGCCGCCCGGCCCGACGGCTCATGGGTCCTCATGCAGGGAATGGGCCCACGCGACGTCGACCTCGTCGGCCACGCCGTCACCACCGAAGCCCTGTGCCACGCCGGACACCGCACCGACTCCCGGGTACGGCGCGCCGCCGGCTGGCTGCTCGACTGCCGGCAGGACGAACCGTTTCCGCTGTACGACTGCCCACCCGGCGGCTGGGCCTGGTCCGGGGCGAAGGGCTGGCCCAACACCGTCGACTCCGTCGCCGCCCTCGCCTGCCTGGCCGCCATCCGGGGCCACGGCCAGGCCCTCGGCCAGGGCGCCGCCTGGCTGAGGGCCCGTCAGGACCGCGGCGGCGCCTGGAGCGTCTTCACCCGCAACACCCGCTGCCCGGCGGACCGCGCCTGCCCGCACGTCACCGCCCAGGCCATCGACATCCTCACCGCCGCCGGTGTCCCCGGCACCGACCGCGCCGTCCGCCGCGCCCTGCGCCGGCTCACCGCGAGCCAGCGGCCGGACGGCTCGCACGTGGCCCTGTGGCACCGCGGCGGTGTCCCCGCCACCGCCGCCGTCCTGCACACCACCGCCCGCCTCGGCCTCACCCGCACCCGGCTCGCCACCCGCGCCCGTGCCTGGCTGCTGGCCGCCCAGCTCCCCGACGGCTCCTGGGGCGCCGCGCCCGCCACCGGTCCCGGCACCACCGACGAGACCGCCCGTGCCGTCAAGGGCCTCGCCGCGCTCACCGACGACGACGCCGCCGCACGCACCGCAGCGGCCCGCGGCGCCGCGTGGCTGCTGGCCGCCCAGCTCCCCGACGGCACCTGGGAACCCGGCCCCACCTGCTGGTACATCAAGGACCACCTCGCCTACCCCGGCCACCTCATCGCCCAGGGCCTCGCTCTGGGCGCCCTGGCGGCCCACCACCGCACCTTCCCGCCGGGAGCCGCCGGATGA